Below is a genomic region from Escherichia ruysiae.
TTCCGTCGTCGCAGAAGTTCTCGCGGCTTTGCGCAAAGGCGGCTATATCGAAATGAATAAAGGCAAACTGGTCGCTATCAACCGTTTGCCTTCAGAGTATTAATCAGGACGCGGGGATGACCAGCGGTTTATTCCCGCTCAGTTCGGTTACCAGATCATTGATACCATCGCTCATGTTTTTAAAGCGAGTCAACGGCGAGCGAGTGACGACCACAAAAGCACCAATATTTTTTTGCGGGATCATCGCCATATAGGTAATGAATCCGCCGCCGCCACCAGTTTTCTGAATAATTCCCGGACGCCCATCTTTCGGCGCCATATATACCCAGCCTAAACCGAGCGCATCCGCTCTGCCAGGTACATCCATGCCGATCACTTTCGTAAACTGCGCGCGTTGATAAATCAGCGTCTGCATACGATCCGCCTGGTTACTGCGCTGATAAAAATCAGACGACAAATACTGCTGCATCCAGCGCATCATATCGCCAGGCGTGGAATAGACGCCGCCGCTACCGATTGCCGCCAGCGTGTTATTGCACGGACTGGCACCGCGCTCGGCAACCATTAAACGTCGGCACTGATCTGGCGATGGCGTGTAGGTGGTGTCTTTCATCCCCAACGGACGAGTGATCTGCTCTTCAAACAACTGTGTATAAGGCTTTCCGGACGCATTCGCCAGCGCATCCGCCAGCAGATCAAACGCAAGGTTAGAGTATGCAGCCTGACTGCCGGGCGCGGCTTTCAGCTTCGCCGTAGAAAGGTATTTCCAGCGTTGTTCGCGTGTCGGCCAGACAAACACCGGACGATTTGCTGCACCGCCAGGCTGTTCACGCGGCAGGGCGCTGGTATGGGTTGCCAGATTCACCAGCGTAATGGGCTTTCCATTGTAGGTCGGCACGCGTGTGCCTGGTAGAGCATATTTACTTAACGGGTCGTTTAACTTCACCGTGCCTTGATCGAGCAGCTTAACCAGCATTTCACTGGTCATCAGTTTAGTGAGGGACGCAATTCGGACTACAGAGTCTAATTGTGGGCGAACGTTATTACCGGGACGCGTTTCCCCATAACTGCGAAAGACGCGCTGATTACCGTCAATAACGACCAGTGCCATCCCCGTGGCACCGCTGCCGTAAAAAATATGATCGGCATAGCGATCGACAATATCAGAGGCGAACTCCGGTTCGGTGATCGGCTGTGCCGCATGGACGGAGGTCAATGACGCCGCACACAGCACGGCAGAAAAAAGCAGACTACGTTTCAACGGTGGTGTCCATAAATTAAATGAAGGTAACTGAGCGTATTTATACTACTCATAGATGGATTGCAAAGGGCGAATTAGTGCAATAATAGTGCTAAAAACGTAACGGCGCGTAAACACGATCTTTTTCCTGAGCACCAATGCCTGCATTTGTGATCCTGCGCGTGTGAATCTGCTAATGTAAACAATCCTTTGTTTGTGAAATCCGTCGAAACAATTCTTACGGTCAGCATGACGAACTAAGTACCTTGCCGTTGGTCACAATGGGCGGTTTCATTTAGCTGGCTCCTCGGAGCAATCATGCGGTTAATGCACAGCAGTTGTTAAAACGATAAGAAGTTAGCAGGAGAGCATATGTTTAAGTCTTTTTTCCCAAAGCCGGGAGCCTTTTTTCTCTCGGCCTTTATTTGGGCACTGATTGCCGTGATCTTCTGGCAAGCCGGTGGTGGTGATTGGGTGGCGCGTATCACCGGAGCTACTGGGCAGATCCCGATTAGCGCCGCACGTTTCTGGTCGTTAGACTTCTTGGTTTTTTACGCTTACTACATTGTTTGTGTAGGGCTTTTTGCGCTGTTCTGGTTTATCTACAGTCCGCATCGTTGGCAATACTGGTCAATACTCGGCACTGCGCTGATTATCTTCGTTACCTGGTTTCTGGTGGAAGTTGGGGTTGCCGTCAACGCCTGGTATGCACCGTTCTATGATCTGATTCAAACCGCGCTAAGTTCGCCGCATAAAGTCACCATCGAACAATTTTATCGCGAAGTGGGCGTCTTTCTGGGAATCGCGCTGATTGCTGTGGTGATCAGTGTGCTGAACAACTTCTTTGTCAGCCATTACGTGTTTCGTTGGCGTACGGCGATGAACGAATATTACATGGCGAACTGGCAACAACTGCGTCATATCGAAGGTGCCGCTCAGCGTGTGCAGGAAGATACTATGCGTTTTGCCTCAACGCTGGAGAATATGGGGGTCAGTTTTATCAACGCTATCATGACGTTAATCGCTTTTTTACCGGTACTGGTGACGCTCTCCGCACATGTACCGGAATTGCCGATTATCGGGCATATACCATATGGACTGGTGATTGCAGCCATCGTATGGTCGTTGATGGGAACCGGATTGCTGGCGGTTGTGGGTATCAAACTGCCGGGGCTGGAATTTAAAAACCAACGCGTAGAAGCGGCTTATCGTAAAGAGTTGGTCTACGGTGAAGATGATGCATCGCGCGCGACGCCGCCAACGGTACGTGAGTTGTTCAGCGCCGTGCGGAAAAACTATTTCCGCCTCTATTTTCACTATATGTATTTCAACATCGCCCGTATCCTCTATTTGCAAGTCGATAACGTTTTCGGTTTGTTCCTGCTGTTTCCGTCGATTGTTGCCGGTACGATTACGCTCGGACTGATGACGCAAATTACCAACGTTTTCGGTCAGGTTCGTGGTGCTTTCCAGTATCTGATTAACTCGTGGACTACGCTGGTTGAGCTGATGTCTATCTACAAACGTCTGCGTAGCTTTGAACATGAGCTGGATAGTGACAAAATTCAGGAAGTAACCCATACGTTGAGTTAAAAAGGAGAGGTAATGTCGCAGGTCACTCGTCTTTCTTCGCTTTCATTATTGGTAGTTCTGGTTTTAGCGGGGTGTAGTAGTCAGGCTCCGCAACCGTTGAAAAAGGGTGAAAAAGCGATAGATGTGGCGAGCGTGGTGCGGCAGAAGTTACCCGCCAGCGTGAAAGACCGCGATGCCTGGGCGAAAGATCTTGCCACCACTTTTGAAAGTCAGGGGCTGGCACCGACGCTGGAAAACGTCTGCTCGGTGCTGGCAGTGGCGCAGCAGGAGTCAAATTATCAGGCAGATCCGGCTGTTCCGGGCTTAAGCAAAATTGCCTGGCAAGAGATTGACCGTCGCGCCGAACGGATGCATATCCCCGCGTTTTTGGTTCATACCGCGCTAAAAATTAAATCGCCAAACGGCAAAAGTTACAGCGAACGATTAGATTCTGTGCGTACAGAAAAGCAGTTAAGCGCGATTTTTGATGATCTGATCAGCATGGTGCCGATGGGGCAGACGCTGTTTGGTTCGCTCAACCCGGTACGCACCGGTGGGCCGATGCAGGTCAGCATTGCTTTTGCCGAACAGCATACCAAAGGTTATCCGTGGAAAATGGACGGAACGGTACGTCAGGAAGTCTTCAGTCGTCGCGGTGGCTTGTGGTTCGGTACTTACCATTTACTGAATTATCCAGCGAGTTACAGTGCGCCAATCTTCCGTTTTGCCGATTTTAACGCTGGCTGGTATGCCAGCCGGAATGCCGCGTTTCAGAACGCGGTCAGTAAAGCCAGCGGCGTGAAGCTGGCGCTGGATGGTGATTTAATTCGCTATGACAGCAAAGAGCCTGGGAAAACAGAACTGGCAACGCGCAAACTGGCGGGCAAACTGGGAATGAGCGACAGCGAAATCCGCCGACAGTTAGAGAAAGGGGATAGCTTCTCTTTTGAAGAGACGGCACTGTACAAGAAAGTTTATCAGCTTGCAGAAGCGAAAACGGGGAAATCTCTGCCACGAGAGATGTTGCCTGGGATTCAGTTGGAAAGCCCGAAAATCACCCGTAACCTTACCACTGCATGGTTTGCGAAGCGCGTTGATGAACGACGTGCGCGTTGTATGAAACAGTGATCAATCGAGAACACCAGGCCAGATAAGGCGTTTTAGGCCGCATCTGGCAAAGTAAATCTTACTGGCGGCGATGTCGCCAGTGCAGCCATAGCGCCACCACTGCAAAAATGAAGCAGCCAACTAAAAACGGGATCAGCCCGAAAATAGTGCCGACTCCCAGACCAATTTCCACCCGTGGACGGCCTGTCTCTTGCACCTGCATCAAACGCTCATAAACGCCGGGCGCATGTACCAGGAGATTAAGCAATTGCGCCCCAGCCCAAAAGCAAAACAGTACAAACAGCGCATAGGCAATGTTGCCTGGCGTTGAAGAGGCGTTGCGATATTTTCCGCTAAACAGCGATTTTGACAGGGTGAAATCAGCCATAAAAACCTCCGGAAGTCATCTGCTTCTCTTCTGGTGTGATACCAGCGGCTTATGGCAAGTCTGACAGGTCATTTAGATTGTCAATATCAGAATCATGGTAAATTGATGGTGGGAATATTCCCGAAGCGTGAATATTCGCCATGAGTCACAAAACGGTAACTTTAAGTTAAATTTTTTAACGATACGGGAAATGCTGTCTACACCACAGACGTATGTTATCGATTATGCGAGGATGTGATTTTTCGTTAACGGAGCCGCCATGAATCTGCCTGTAAAAATCCGCCGTGACTGGCACTATTATGCGT
It encodes:
- the ampH gene encoding D-alanyl-D-alanine-carboxypeptidase/endopeptidase AmpH translates to MKRSLLFSAVLCAASLTSVHAAQPITEPEFASDIVDRYADHIFYGSGATGMALVVIDGNQRVFRSYGETRPGNNVRPQLDSVVRIASLTKLMTSEMLVKLLDQGTVKLNDPLSKYALPGTRVPTYNGKPITLVNLATHTSALPREQPGGAANRPVFVWPTREQRWKYLSTAKLKAAPGSQAAYSNLAFDLLADALANASGKPYTQLFEEQITRPLGMKDTTYTPSPDQCRRLMVAERGASPCNNTLAAIGSGGVYSTPGDMMRWMQQYLSSDFYQRSNQADRMQTLIYQRAQFTKVIGMDVPGRADALGLGWVYMAPKDGRPGIIQKTGGGGGFITYMAMIPQKNIGAFVVVTRSPLTRFKNMSDGINDLVTELSGNKPLVIPAS
- the sbmA gene encoding peptide antibiotic transporter SbmA — translated: MFKSFFPKPGAFFLSAFIWALIAVIFWQAGGGDWVARITGATGQIPISAARFWSLDFLVFYAYYIVCVGLFALFWFIYSPHRWQYWSILGTALIIFVTWFLVEVGVAVNAWYAPFYDLIQTALSSPHKVTIEQFYREVGVFLGIALIAVVISVLNNFFVSHYVFRWRTAMNEYYMANWQQLRHIEGAAQRVQEDTMRFASTLENMGVSFINAIMTLIAFLPVLVTLSAHVPELPIIGHIPYGLVIAAIVWSLMGTGLLAVVGIKLPGLEFKNQRVEAAYRKELVYGEDDASRATPPTVRELFSAVRKNYFRLYFHYMYFNIARILYLQVDNVFGLFLLFPSIVAGTITLGLMTQITNVFGQVRGAFQYLINSWTTLVELMSIYKRLRSFEHELDSDKIQEVTHTLS
- the yaiW gene encoding surface-exposed outer membrane lipoprotein YaiW, giving the protein MSQVTRLSSLSLLVVLVLAGCSSQAPQPLKKGEKAIDVASVVRQKLPASVKDRDAWAKDLATTFESQGLAPTLENVCSVLAVAQQESNYQADPAVPGLSKIAWQEIDRRAERMHIPAFLVHTALKIKSPNGKSYSERLDSVRTEKQLSAIFDDLISMVPMGQTLFGSLNPVRTGGPMQVSIAFAEQHTKGYPWKMDGTVRQEVFSRRGGLWFGTYHLLNYPASYSAPIFRFADFNAGWYASRNAAFQNAVSKASGVKLALDGDLIRYDSKEPGKTELATRKLAGKLGMSDSEIRRQLEKGDSFSFEETALYKKVYQLAEAKTGKSLPREMLPGIQLESPKITRNLTTAWFAKRVDERRARCMKQ
- a CDS encoding YaiY family protein, translating into MADFTLSKSLFSGKYRNASSTPGNIAYALFVLFCFWAGAQLLNLLVHAPGVYERLMQVQETGRPRVEIGLGVGTIFGLIPFLVGCFIFAVVALWLHWRHRRQ